The genomic region CCTTACAGGAACATTTGGGCTCGATCTAACGGCAATCGGGCGATCGCGGTAAGCTGGGATCGAGGATTTTTCAATCCCTTCGATCTGTTATTACGCAATTATTAGAAACTCATGTCGATCTTTAACCCCTTCTTCGATCGCCCTTGGATGCGGCGCGATCGCCTCGTCCGTCTCTTCCTCGCCGTCTGTCTGACGGCGATCGCCTCCTGGGGATTTGCCGCCCCCGCTTGGGCCATCACCCAAATCAAACTCTACGACCTGTCCTATCGCGACTGTCCCACGGCTTTATCCGAAGGCGCCGTCGCCAGTGGCAGTATCATGAGCGCTAACTGTTTCATCGTTTCCGGGAAAGCTAAAAATCCCTCGGGGAAAACGATTTACGATGCCGATATCTACGGTCGCGTTTACGACGCCAATAACAACAACGTCTTACCGAATCGTACCCGCTTGGGAAAAATTGACGAAGTCCCCCCGGGAGAAAGCAATTTTGAATTGCAACTGACCGTACCCTCCAATCTCCCCACTCCGTTGAAATTGGAGCAGTTCAAAGCTTCGGGCTTTACCGGACGAGTACGCTTCTAAACTTCCGGGGGACTGGGTGGGCCAGACCCACCCGACTCACCTTAAAATGCGGGCGCCCCTTGGAAACTGGCAAATACAGAGGAGAGAATTTGCAACAAGAAAATAGCCAAAATGGGGGAAAAATCAATTCCACCCAAGGGAGGAATGAACGAGCGGAAGATATTGAGGTAGGGATCCGTTAACTGGCTGACAATCGAAAACGGCGGGTCGTACCAGTTGATATTGGGAAACCAGCTCAGAAAAATACGAACGATCAACAGGACGAAATAGATTTGTAAAAAGGTCGCCATCGTACTGGCGAGTAAGTTAATGGCAGGACTCATAGGCTTAGTGACTCGTTAGTTTCTACAAAACACGGCCCACAACAGGACTTGCATTCAGTGTAATCGATCGCCGAATCCGAGGCACGACTTAGACTTCTTCGCTGCGGGAAGGCGATTCGAGGAGTTCTTGTTCGGACATCGAGTTGACGTCGCCGAGTTGCTGGCGCACGTCGTCGATCGCCTCGTTGAGTTGGGCGATTTTTCCTTCTAAAGAGCGCCGTGCTTGTTCGATGTTTTCTTCGGATTGCTGGGAATAGGGTTTGAATTTGCGCGATCGCCCCTCGCTCAAATGACCGTTTTCGCCGACGGTCTCTTCATCGGAGAGTTTGGAGCCGACCACCCAACCGAGTGCGGCGCCGATCAAACTGCCGACTACCGCTCCCGCGATAAAACCACCGGTAAAATTATCTCGATTGCTCATGGCTTGGGTTGTGGGTGAGGTTGCGTACTGTTTTTAGATTAGTGCAGATTCGCCGGAGTTCGCGATCGCCCTCTAGGTTCCGAAGGTGCGATCGCCCGCATCCCCCAATCCCGGGACGATAAAGCCGCGATCGTCAAGACCTTCGTCAATACATGCGGTATAAATATTTAAACTCGGATAGTTGGCGCTTAACTTCTGCAACGCAGGCGGCGCGGCGACGACGGCGACGATCCGAATCTTCCCGGGATCGATCCCGCGATCGCCCAACGCTTCCAAGGTCGCCGTAATTGTTCCTCCCGTTGCCAACATCGGCTCGCAGATCAGCACCCGCGTTTCCGGGTCGAACTGGGGGGGAAATTTATTCAAATAACAACTCGCTTCCAAGGTTTCCTCGTCGCGCACCATTCCAAAGTGATAGATCGAGGCTAACGGTAGCACCCCTTGGGCGCCGTCGAGTAACGCTAACCCGGCTCGCAAAATGGGAACCACAACTAAGGGCTTTTGCGGATCGACTAACTGGGCGCGACAAGGGGCCAGGGGGGTTTCGACGGTCGTTTCCAGAGTCGGCAACCAATCGCGACAGGCTTCGTAAGTCAGCCACCGCCCCAACTCGGTCATCGCCGAACGGAATAAGGATGGAGGCGTCGAAGCATCCCGGGCAACCCCCAACCAATGTTGGATCAAGGGATGGGGGGGAACGTAAACGCGCAT from Oxynema aestuarii AP17 harbors:
- a CDS encoding YggT family protein, coding for MSPAINLLASTMATFLQIYFVLLIVRIFLSWFPNINWYDPPFSIVSQLTDPYLNIFRSFIPPLGGIDFSPILAIFLLQILSSVFASFQGAPAF
- the upp gene encoding uracil phosphoribosyltransferase, translated to MTLQMRVYVPPHPLIQHWLGVARDASTPPSLFRSAMTELGRWLTYEACRDWLPTLETTVETPLAPCRAQLVDPQKPLVVVPILRAGLALLDGAQGVLPLASIYHFGMVRDEETLEASCYLNKFPPQFDPETRVLICEPMLATGGTITATLEALGDRGIDPGKIRIVAVVAAPPALQKLSANYPSLNIYTACIDEGLDDRGFIVPGLGDAGDRTFGT